In Staphylococcus lloydii, the following proteins share a genomic window:
- the gltC gene encoding glutamate biosynthesis transcriptional regulator GltC: MEIKQLRYFIEVAKREHISEAALELDIAQSAISRQITQLEEELQITLFKRQGRNIYLTEAGQTLFTEAKKIIEQTESTIRLFHNQSELDNFTIKLGYVNSYISQVLSLLIQTFENASDTKIEPMLMEETEIANAIFSNQIDVALMDLTPDIKHNNDVEVIPLFEETYHIYVPKDNPIAMATNPPLSQFTNTQIYQLYSMPSNIIQTIEQQTKKPVRTITHKQLAKYLLTKKRGYIIAPSYQTLDKNDQQWIEISLEHTQLKRTICCALRKDNHKHDIKELKTTINNLLSRASTYH; this comes from the coding sequence TTGGAAATTAAGCAATTACGTTATTTTATAGAAGTTGCTAAACGCGAACATATTTCTGAAGCCGCATTAGAACTTGATATTGCTCAATCAGCAATCAGTAGACAAATAACACAATTAGAAGAAGAGTTACAAATCACTTTGTTTAAAAGACAAGGTAGAAATATCTATCTAACCGAAGCAGGACAAACGCTTTTTACGGAAGCTAAAAAAATTATAGAACAGACCGAGTCAACGATACGATTATTCCATAATCAATCAGAACTCGATAATTTTACAATTAAACTGGGGTATGTAAACAGTTATATTTCTCAAGTACTGTCATTACTCATCCAAACTTTTGAAAATGCTAGCGACACAAAAATCGAACCCATGTTAATGGAAGAAACTGAAATTGCTAATGCAATTTTCTCTAATCAAATCGATGTTGCACTAATGGATTTAACGCCTGACATTAAACATAATAATGACGTTGAAGTTATACCGTTATTTGAAGAAACATATCATATATACGTACCAAAAGATAATCCTATAGCAATGGCAACAAATCCCCCATTGTCACAATTTACAAACACACAAATATATCAACTATACAGTATGCCTTCGAACATTATACAAACAATAGAACAACAAACTAAAAAACCAGTTCGTACCATTACACATAAACAACTCGCAAAGTATTTATTAACCAAAAAAAGAGGCTATATTATTGCGCCTTCATACCAAACGCTAGATAAAAACGATCAACAATGGATTGAAATCTCTCTCGAACACACACAATTAAAACGCACAATTTGTTGTGCGTTACGTAAAGACAATCATAAACACGACATCAAAGAATTAAAGACGACGATCAACAATTTACTAAGTAGAGCATCAACCTATCATTAA
- a CDS encoding YibE/F family protein has translation MNLKSKFKRPFNWIILIFCVCFIGLFLFTLVNDKFYHMPIGKITDVQNVKTSKVTDEHHNSDTKHQQVLTIHMLNGKFEGQTAKIKNSYVSSQADSEKFSKNNKVLMHIDKKPSDGYILEKKRDSLVVVVTGIFLLTILLVGRKVGLQSILSLIINTAAVLSAIAIHNVAPDFNLFGLMSIAIIVSTTCTLLLVTGWHWRTLVTIVSTLLGTFICIGITHLVIALTGGEGLKFETMTFLTLPPKEVFLTSVIVGSLGAVMDVAITIASGMYEILRRNPNIEMTRWALAGRNIGQDIMGTMTNILLFSYLSGSLPMILLYIKNANTITYTLSMNWSLEVARAITGGIGIVLTIPVTILLMQFVHKLRGAKQ, from the coding sequence ATGAATTTAAAATCAAAGTTCAAGCGTCCATTTAATTGGATTATTCTTATTTTTTGCGTCTGTTTTATCGGTTTGTTTTTATTTACTTTAGTAAATGATAAATTCTATCATATGCCTATCGGAAAAATTACTGACGTACAAAATGTCAAAACATCTAAAGTAACGGATGAACATCATAATTCAGATACAAAGCATCAACAGGTACTGACTATACATATGTTGAATGGCAAGTTTGAAGGCCAAACAGCAAAAATCAAAAATTCATATGTATCCTCACAAGCCGACAGTGAGAAATTCTCTAAAAATAATAAAGTTCTTATGCACATAGATAAAAAACCAAGTGACGGCTATATCTTGGAGAAAAAACGGGATAGTTTAGTCGTCGTTGTAACTGGTATATTTTTACTAACAATACTTTTAGTAGGTAGAAAAGTCGGTTTACAGTCTATTTTATCCTTAATTATAAATACAGCAGCGGTACTTTCAGCCATTGCTATTCATAACGTTGCGCCAGATTTTAATTTGTTTGGCTTAATGAGTATAGCAATAATTGTTTCTACAACATGTACATTACTCTTAGTAACCGGATGGCATTGGCGAACGTTAGTAACAATCGTAAGTACATTGCTAGGCACCTTTATTTGTATCGGTATCACACATCTGGTCATAGCACTTACTGGTGGAGAAGGCTTAAAATTTGAAACAATGACCTTTTTAACACTACCTCCTAAAGAAGTCTTTTTAACTTCAGTTATCGTCGGTTCTTTAGGTGCTGTAATGGACGTAGCAATAACTATAGCAAGTGGCATGTATGAAATATTACGACGTAATCCAAATATAGAAATGACACGTTGGGCATTAGCTGGTCGTAATATCGGACAAGACATTATGGGAACGATGACAAACATCCTATTATTTTCTTACTTGTCAGGTAGTTTACCGATGATATTACTCTATATTAAAAACGCCAATACCATCACTTATACATTATCAATGAATTGGTCCTTAGAAGTAGCACGAGCGATTACTGGTGGTATAGGTATCGTCCTAACAATCCCTGTAACCATCTTACTAATGCAATTTGTTCATAAATTGAGAGGGGCGAAACAATGA
- a CDS encoding YibE/F family protein encodes MNAITILAVILFALMIIFGGKKGLVSFLTLFLNFVILLFAIIFIVLGAPVYIVTVIFCIAVAACNLFVLNSYNIKTKAAFYATILTTIILIAGIYLSVSIGHLQGFTTEQQDETYVFSMNIGVDMVKFMVFTVLLAVIAAVIDLAITISSPIYELYETNNNLSQADLFHSGMRVGREILATSANTIYLAYFGGQLTLFFWFFKLNYSFGHIINSKIFVQEFVSIILGGIAVAISIPITAWLTAKMIKSSKHPIQTTEEYNE; translated from the coding sequence ATGAATGCAATAACTATTTTAGCCGTTATTCTCTTTGCATTGATGATTATATTTGGTGGCAAAAAAGGGTTAGTTTCATTTTTAACGTTGTTTTTAAACTTTGTAATTCTTTTATTCGCTATCATTTTCATCGTATTAGGTGCACCTGTCTATATCGTAACCGTAATTTTTTGTATTGCAGTTGCTGCCTGTAACTTATTCGTACTTAATAGTTACAATATCAAAACTAAGGCCGCCTTTTACGCTACAATATTAACAACTATCATTTTAATCGCCGGTATCTACCTATCTGTTTCTATAGGTCATTTACAAGGATTCACGACAGAACAACAAGACGAAACGTATGTATTTTCGATGAACATAGGTGTCGACATGGTTAAATTTATGGTCTTCACTGTTTTATTAGCCGTGATTGCAGCTGTGATCGACTTGGCAATAACGATAAGTTCGCCTATTTATGAATTGTATGAAACGAATAATAATTTATCACAGGCTGATTTGTTCCATTCCGGCATGCGTGTAGGTCGAGAAATTTTAGCTACTTCAGCCAACACGATTTATCTCGCCTATTTCGGTGGCCAATTAACGTTATTCTTTTGGTTTTTTAAATTGAATTATTCGTTCGGCCACATTATAAACTCTAAAATTTTCGTTCAAGAATTTGTATCTATTATATTAGGCGGGATTGCAGTGGCAATTAGCATACCGATTACAGCTTGGCTAACTGCCAAAATGATTAAATCTAGCAAACACCCCATACAAACTACAGAAGAATATAACGAATAA
- a CDS encoding ammonium transporter codes for MSVYDTLFLFLCTLLVWLMTPGLSLFYGGLVQSKNVLNTVMQSMSAIVIVTFAWVIAGFSFSFGQGNALFGDLTYLGLNHVGFDVQKDLSPHVPLALFMLFQLMFCTIAVSILSGSIAEKMKFIPYLIFVFCWVLLVYSPVAHWVWGGGWIDHIGAIDYAGGTVVHISSGVSGLVLAVMIGAGKNFDKRPPHNLVITLIGGIFVWLGWYGFNVGSAYTFDSIALTSFVNTVLAASAGALGWSIVEYVQKRTASLIGMLSGMLAGLVAITPAAGFVSYGSAIIIAIIGGVCCYFAINYIKVKLKYNDALDAFGIHGIGGVVGAILTAVFQSHSVNSSISNGVIFGGNIMALVVQIVAVIATIVFSGVVTYCIAKVISFVTELGTSEVEEEKGLDSIVHGENAYFNGELNKLNRRY; via the coding sequence ATGAGTGTTTATGATACATTATTCTTATTTTTGTGCACGTTACTTGTCTGGTTGATGACACCGGGTTTAAGTCTGTTTTATGGTGGTTTAGTACAATCGAAAAACGTTTTGAATACGGTGATGCAAAGTATGTCTGCCATTGTTATTGTTACATTTGCGTGGGTGATTGCCGGGTTTTCTTTTAGTTTTGGTCAAGGGAATGCGCTCTTTGGAGATCTTACATATTTAGGATTAAATCATGTTGGGTTCGACGTTCAAAAAGACTTATCTCCACATGTCCCTTTAGCCTTATTCATGTTGTTCCAATTAATGTTTTGTACCATAGCAGTCTCAATTTTGTCTGGTTCCATAGCCGAAAAGATGAAATTTATTCCTTATTTAATATTTGTTTTTTGTTGGGTATTGCTCGTTTATAGCCCTGTAGCACACTGGGTTTGGGGCGGTGGCTGGATTGATCATATTGGTGCTATCGATTATGCTGGCGGAACAGTAGTACATATATCTTCAGGGGTTTCGGGGTTAGTACTGGCAGTCATGATAGGTGCTGGGAAGAATTTCGATAAACGACCACCACATAATTTAGTTATTACGTTAATTGGAGGCATATTTGTTTGGTTAGGCTGGTATGGTTTTAACGTAGGAAGTGCTTATACTTTTGATTCGATCGCATTAACTTCATTCGTTAACACGGTACTAGCAGCAAGCGCGGGTGCCCTTGGTTGGTCTATTGTAGAATACGTTCAGAAAAGAACGGCAAGTCTCATAGGTATGTTATCTGGAATGTTAGCTGGTCTAGTAGCTATTACACCTGCAGCTGGATTTGTGAGTTATGGCAGTGCAATTATTATTGCTATCATCGGTGGTGTATGCTGTTATTTTGCAATTAATTATATCAAAGTTAAATTGAAATATAATGATGCATTAGATGCCTTCGGAATTCATGGTATTGGTGGTGTAGTCGGAGCGATTTTAACGGCGGTGTTTCAATCTCATAGTGTAAATAGCTCTATAAGTAACGGTGTCATCTTTGGCGGTAATATTATGGCGCTAGTCGTACAAATTGTTGCCGTAATTGCGACGATTGTGTTTAGTGGTGTAGTGACGTATTGTATCGCTAAAGTTATTAGTTTTGTAACTGAGCTTGGTACTTCAGAAGTGGAAGAAGAAAAAGGTTTGGATAGCATAGTGCACGGTGAAAATGCTTATTTTAATGGAGAATTAAACAAATTAAATAGACGTTATTAA
- a CDS encoding GNAT family N-acetyltransferase, whose protein sequence is MMFTKYTLSSWRYIKNFNIVESDRRFTKTPAENIQLAQKNSERFPTLVFNDNQQCVAFFTLHIGEGVKPYTDNPNAIFFRSFSVDSEFRGRGVGKAVIENLPVYIADTFPTVDEIYLTVNTDNEVALQLYKKCDYCYVGDADLEGKPVHILKYTI, encoded by the coding sequence ATGATGTTTACAAAATACACATTGTCATCATGGCGCTATATTAAGAACTTCAATATTGTCGAAAGTGATAGACGTTTTACAAAGACACCTGCGGAAAACATCCAGTTAGCACAAAAAAATTCAGAAAGATTTCCAACATTAGTCTTTAACGATAATCAGCAGTGTGTCGCCTTTTTTACGCTACATATCGGAGAAGGGGTTAAACCTTATACAGATAATCCAAATGCTATTTTCTTCAGGTCTTTTAGTGTAGACAGCGAATTCAGAGGAAGAGGCGTTGGTAAAGCTGTAATTGAAAATTTACCGGTGTATATTGCTGATACATTTCCGACGGTAGATGAAATTTATTTAACGGTAAATACCGACAATGAAGTCGCATTACAACTATATAAGAAATGTGATTATTGTTATGTAGGAGATGCTGATTTAGAAGGTAAACCAGTACATATTTTAAAATATACTATATAG
- a CDS encoding NUDIX hydrolase, whose protein sequence is MITCVCLVVEKGDALLLVQARDRAKYYFPGGKIEEGETYEQALIREIDEELNVTLNPNKLSYINTVIGEAYPQKNTLTKLICYKTTDTIDWENIRSCNEITAVKWMSKSETEHIAPAVLTWIEQIEKA, encoded by the coding sequence ATGATAACTTGTGTATGTTTAGTAGTTGAAAAGGGTGATGCCTTATTACTCGTTCAAGCGAGAGATAGGGCGAAGTATTATTTTCCAGGAGGAAAAATTGAAGAAGGCGAAACTTATGAACAAGCACTCATCCGTGAAATTGATGAAGAATTAAATGTGACGCTCAATCCTAATAAATTGAGTTATATTAATACAGTGATCGGCGAAGCTTATCCGCAAAAAAATACATTAACCAAACTTATTTGTTATAAGACTACAGATACAATAGATTGGGAAAATATACGTTCGTGCAATGAAATTACGGCTGTAAAATGGATGTCGAAATCAGAAACGGAACACATTGCACCTGCCGTATTAACATGGATAGAACAAATTGAGAAAGCGTAG
- a CDS encoding LysM peptidoglycan-binding domain-containing protein gives MHKKIIATIFGTSALAAVAATNADAATTYKVKSGDSLWSIADKYKISVSKLKSLNKLTSNVIFPNQVLTVSGTTSTKSTTTTTSTAKTYTVKSGDSLSAVASKYGTTYQKLMSLNGLKTTVIYPGQKLKVSGTATTTTTNTPAKTTSTASTSTYTVKSGDTLSVIASKYGTTYQKIQSLNGLSNFIIYPGQKLKVPGTSTTTKTGSSTASSGYNTPIFNHANLYDWGQCTWHVFNRRAEVGKGISTYWWNANNWDTAAAQDGYTVDHRATVGSILQTDAGYYGHVAFVERVNSDGSIYVSEMNYSAAPGTKTFRTIPATQVSSYKFIH, from the coding sequence TTGCATAAAAAAATTATAGCTACTATTTTTGGGACTAGTGCACTAGCTGCTGTAGCAGCAACGAATGCGGATGCCGCTACTACTTATAAAGTAAAAAGTGGGGACTCTTTATGGTCGATCGCAGATAAATATAAAATATCAGTAAGTAAGTTAAAATCATTAAACAAGTTAACTTCAAATGTGATTTTTCCAAATCAGGTGCTTACTGTTTCGGGTACTACAAGTACAAAGAGTACTACAACTACTACATCAACCGCTAAAACATACACAGTTAAATCAGGGGATTCATTATCTGCAGTTGCGTCAAAATATGGTACAACTTATCAAAAATTAATGTCACTTAATGGTTTGAAGACTACAGTTATTTATCCGGGACAAAAGTTAAAAGTATCTGGTACTGCAACAACTACAACTACGAACACACCTGCTAAGACTACGAGTACAGCTAGTACATCTACATACACAGTTAAATCTGGAGATACTTTATCAGTGATCGCATCAAAATATGGTACAACATACCAAAAGATCCAATCACTAAATGGTTTATCTAACTTTATTATTTATCCAGGTCAAAAATTAAAAGTACCTGGTACAAGTACAACAACTAAAACTGGATCATCTACTGCTTCATCTGGTTATAATACACCTATATTCAATCATGCTAATTTATATGATTGGGGACAATGTACATGGCATGTATTCAATAGACGTGCTGAAGTTGGCAAAGGCATTAGTACATATTGGTGGAATGCGAACAATTGGGATACAGCAGCTGCACAAGATGGTTATACAGTAGATCATCGTGCTACAGTAGGTTCTATTTTGCAAACAGATGCTGGTTATTATGGACATGTAGCGTTCGTTGAACGTGTAAATAGTGATGGAAGCATTTATGTTTCAGAAATGAACTATAGTGCTGCGCCAGGAACTAAAACATTTAGAACAATTCCAGCAACACAAGTTTCTAGTTACAAATTTATTCACTAA
- the gmpC gene encoding dipeptide ABC transporter glycylmethionine-binding lipoprotein, whose amino-acid sequence MKKLLFLVVAALVVLAACSGGKEKVTVGVASNDTKAWEKVKELAKDKDIDLEIKQFSDYNVPNKALSDGDIDMNAFQHFAFLNEYKKSHKNAKISAASTTVLAPLGIYSDKIKDIKNVKNGAKVIVPNDVSNQARSLKLLEAAGLIKLDKGFGLTGSIKDIKDNPKHLKIKAVDAQQTARALSDVDLSVINNGVASKAGLDPKKDPLFQEKTSSKAVEPYINVIAINDKDKDNKTYKEIIKLYHSKEAQKALKEDTKDGEKSVDLSQQEIKEIEQRLAK is encoded by the coding sequence ATGAAGAAATTATTATTTTTAGTCGTCGCAGCATTGGTTGTTTTAGCTGCTTGTTCAGGTGGGAAAGAAAAGGTAACTGTAGGCGTTGCATCAAATGATACTAAGGCATGGGAAAAAGTAAAAGAATTAGCCAAAGATAAAGATATTGATTTAGAAATCAAGCAATTCTCAGACTATAACGTGCCTAATAAAGCATTAAGTGATGGGGACATCGATATGAATGCATTCCAACACTTTGCATTCTTAAATGAATATAAAAAATCGCATAAAAATGCTAAAATTTCTGCTGCTAGTACTACGGTTCTAGCTCCGCTTGGAATTTATTCTGATAAAATAAAAGATATCAAAAATGTGAAAAATGGAGCCAAAGTTATTGTTCCTAATGACGTGTCTAATCAAGCACGTTCATTGAAGTTATTAGAAGCTGCTGGGTTAATAAAATTAGACAAAGGTTTCGGTTTAACAGGATCTATTAAAGATATTAAAGATAATCCTAAGCATTTGAAAATAAAAGCAGTAGATGCGCAACAAACGGCGCGTGCGTTATCAGATGTTGATTTATCAGTAATTAATAATGGCGTTGCATCAAAAGCGGGATTAGATCCGAAAAAAGACCCATTATTCCAAGAGAAAACTTCATCTAAAGCGGTTGAACCGTATATAAACGTAATTGCTATAAATGATAAAGATAAAGATAATAAAACGTATAAAGAAATAATTAAGTTATATCACTCTAAAGAAGCGCAAAAGGCACTTAAAGAAGATACGAAAGATGGCGAAAAATCAGTCGATTTATCTCAACAAGAAATTAAAGAAATTGAGCAACGATTAGCAAAATAA
- a CDS encoding methionine ABC transporter permease: protein MFGSSIDSSQLFEALYQTLYMVTVSLIIGAIIGIPLGILLVVTRKNGVWPNVVLHQILNPIINILRSIPFIILLIAIVPFTKLLVGTSIGTTAAIVPLTVYVAPYIARLVENSLLEVDDGIVEAAKAMGASPIQIIWHFLLPEALGSLILAITTAIIGLIGGTAMAGAVGGGGIGDLALVYGYQRFDTLVIIITVVVLVIIVQIIQSLGNYLSKKIRRN, encoded by the coding sequence ATGTTCGGATCGAGTATCGACAGTAGTCAATTGTTTGAAGCATTATACCAAACGCTTTATATGGTAACTGTATCATTAATAATTGGTGCTATTATAGGTATCCCATTGGGTATATTACTTGTTGTTACACGTAAAAACGGTGTTTGGCCCAACGTAGTACTTCATCAAATTTTAAACCCAATAATCAATATTTTGAGATCTATTCCTTTTATTATCTTATTAATAGCAATCGTACCATTTACGAAGTTATTGGTAGGTACTTCTATAGGTACAACTGCAGCAATCGTACCATTGACTGTGTATGTTGCACCTTATATTGCACGGTTAGTAGAAAACTCACTATTAGAAGTTGATGATGGTATTGTAGAAGCGGCTAAAGCTATGGGAGCTTCTCCTATTCAAATTATATGGCATTTCTTATTGCCAGAAGCGCTCGGTTCATTAATATTAGCCATTACGACGGCAATAATTGGTTTGATTGGCGGTACAGCTATGGCTGGTGCTGTTGGTGGCGGAGGTATTGGTGATTTAGCTCTTGTCTATGGCTACCAACGTTTTGATACATTAGTCATTATTATTACAGTAGTTGTGTTAGTTATTATAGTTCAAATTATCCAGTCATTAGGAAATTATTTGTCTAAAAAAATTAGAAGAAATTAA
- a CDS encoding methionine ABC transporter ATP-binding protein, with the protein MIEFRNIDKRFHKKKETIHALKDVSFTVEQNDIFGVIGYSGAGKSTLVRLVNQLERATKGQVIVDGHELDTYKEQELRTVKKQIGMIFQHFNLLNAKTVYKNVAMPLILSKKNKSEIKQKVEEMLDFVGLADKKDQYPDELSGGQKQRVAIARALVTNPKILLCDEATSALDPATTSSILDLLQRVNKTFGVTILIITHEMGVIQKICNRVAVMESGSVVELGDVKQVFSHPQTQTAKNFVSTVISTEPSKELQQTFDSRDDDNYQDYKLFLDSAQINHPIINELTRHYHLNVNILFSSMSTIQDETVCYLWLRIERDNSFNEQSIKQYFDTKAISFEEVH; encoded by the coding sequence TTGATTGAGTTTCGCAATATTGACAAGAGATTTCATAAGAAAAAAGAGACCATTCACGCATTAAAAGATGTGTCATTTACTGTAGAGCAGAATGATATATTTGGAGTAATTGGTTATAGTGGCGCTGGTAAAAGTACACTCGTTCGATTGGTCAATCAATTAGAGAGAGCCACAAAAGGACAAGTCATAGTCGATGGACATGAGTTGGATACATATAAAGAACAAGAATTACGTACTGTAAAGAAGCAAATTGGCATGATATTCCAACATTTTAATTTGTTAAATGCTAAAACAGTTTACAAAAATGTAGCAATGCCACTGATTTTAAGTAAAAAAAATAAATCAGAAATAAAACAAAAAGTAGAAGAAATGCTTGATTTTGTTGGCTTAGCAGATAAAAAAGATCAGTACCCAGATGAATTATCGGGTGGACAAAAACAACGTGTAGCAATTGCTCGTGCATTGGTCACTAACCCTAAAATACTTTTATGCGACGAAGCAACAAGTGCTTTGGATCCGGCTACAACGAGTTCAATTTTAGATTTATTACAACGAGTTAATAAAACGTTCGGTGTCACAATATTGATTATTACCCATGAAATGGGCGTAATACAAAAAATATGTAATAGAGTAGCTGTTATGGAAAGTGGTAGTGTAGTTGAATTAGGCGACGTTAAGCAAGTTTTCAGCCACCCTCAAACACAGACGGCTAAAAACTTTGTGTCGACAGTTATCTCAACAGAACCTTCAAAAGAGTTACAGCAAACTTTTGACAGCCGAGATGACGATAATTATCAAGACTACAAGTTATTTTTAGATTCCGCACAAATTAATCATCCTATTATTAATGAACTTACCCGACATTATCATTTAAATGTTAATATTTTATTCTCATCAATGTCTACGATTCAAGATGAGACGGTGTGTTATTTGTGGTTAAGAATAGAACGAGATAATAGTTTTAATGAACAAAGTATTAAACAATACTTTGACACTAAAGCAATATCATTTGAGGAGGTGCACTAA
- a CDS encoding GNAT family N-acetyltransferase, giving the protein MKLIEYTTSYFKQLEDYQLSEAQLQFTGRPLENIYKQQGKRNHPMLLLNDCDEIVTYFGLQQDHEFHEYYPNQQTWLMRSYSTDLRHLRKGYGKASLTLLPDFMHQNYPEIETVILAVNEKNQAAQKLYKYGGFVDSGRRVLGEKGTLIIMELTL; this is encoded by the coding sequence ATGAAACTAATAGAATATACCACATCATATTTTAAACAGCTTGAAGATTATCAGTTATCTGAAGCGCAACTTCAATTTACTGGTCGTCCATTAGAAAATATATATAAGCAACAGGGTAAAAGAAATCACCCAATGCTATTATTGAATGATTGCGATGAGATTGTTACTTATTTTGGACTGCAGCAAGACCATGAATTTCACGAATACTATCCCAATCAACAAACATGGCTTATGCGTTCATATTCAACCGACTTACGCCATTTACGTAAAGGCTACGGCAAAGCGTCATTAACATTACTGCCAGATTTTATGCACCAAAACTATCCTGAGATAGAAACTGTGATATTGGCAGTAAATGAAAAAAATCAAGCGGCACAAAAATTATATAAATATGGTGGGTTTGTTGATAGTGGTCGTCGAGTATTAGGAGAAAAAGGAACATTAATCATTATGGAACTAACTTTATAA